One segment of Ipomoea triloba cultivar NCNSP0323 chromosome 12, ASM357664v1 DNA contains the following:
- the LOC115998886 gene encoding protein transport protein SEC13 homolog B-like codes for MPAQKIETGHTDIVHDVSMDYYGKRVATASSDAMVKITRVSNNSTTQHLATLSGHRGPVWQVAWAHPKFGSLLASCSYDGKVIIWKEGNQNEWTQYRVFSEHKSSVNSISWAPHELGLCLACGSSDGCISVYSARSDGSWDTKRIDQAHPVGVTAVSWAPPMVPGAIVGSGLLSYTSDPICHSDHILPNR; via the exons ATGCCTGCACAGAAGATTGAAACAGGTCATACTGACATAGTACATGACGTATCCATGGATTACTATGGAAAACGTGTGGCAACAGCTTCGTCTGATGCAATGGTCAAAATAACTCGTGTGAGCAACAATTCTACTACGCAGCATCTTGCTACTCTGAGTGGTCATCGTGGTCCAGTTTGGCAGGTTGCTTGGGCACACCCCAAATTTGGTTCACTCCTTGCTTCCTGTTCCTATGATGGTAAAGTCATAATCTGGAAGGAAGGCAACCAAAATGAATGGACACAATATCGTGTTTTCAGTGAGCATAAATCATCGGTCAATTCTATTTCTTGGGCTCCCCATGAACTTGGGCTGTGCTTGGCCTGTGGATCTTCTGATGGATGTATCTCTGTTTATAGTGCCAGGTCGGATGGTAGTTGGGACACCAAAAGAATCGATCAGGCACACCCTGTTGGAGTAACTGCAGTGTCATGGGCTCCTCCAATGGTTCCTGGTGCTATAGTTGGCTCTGGTttacttt CCTATACCTCTGATCCGATCTGCCATTCAGATCACATTCTCCCTAACCGGTAA